In Channa argus isolate prfri chromosome 23, Channa argus male v1.0, whole genome shotgun sequence, the following are encoded in one genomic region:
- the LOC137108808 gene encoding leucine-rich repeat neuronal protein 3-like: protein MKETAVVACFLAELSLAAFVLASEGAVRCPALCRCEIRPWFSPNSIYAEAATVDCNDLGLSDVPERLPSETQVLLLQTNNIINVGETLDYLANITEIDLSQNNISSVSDVCLGSLPQLLSLHMEENWIQELSDSCLAFLPSLQEFYINHNLISSISPGALQGLGRLLRLHLNSNRLTSVNSQWFEPLPNLEILMLGENPILALSDMNFKPLGNLRSLVLARMNLTEIPDNALVGLDNLESISLFDNLLYRVPRAALTRVQNLKFLDLNKNPIERIQRGDFTDMMHLKELGINSMPELASIDSFALNNLPELTKIEATNNPKLSYIHPRAFHKLPRLETLMLNSNALSALHHSTVESLPNLREVSLHSNPIRCDCVIRWVNMNRTAVRFMEPDSLFCVEPPEYQGQHVRQVHFREMTEICLPLISPGSLPDRIQVGKGSSVSLHCRAFGEPEPEIYWVTSSGDRVLPGSVADKYYMHPEGTFDIYDATAQEAGLYTCIAHNLVGAHLKSVMVVVDGYYAQPSNQSLRVHVKSVQSYSVMVSWKSTGGLVSQLNWSILAEGSRLSMPFTARLPADVKEYHIKQLKPSTCYRICVEITAAQPGYSRDCVNVTTKGAPVPREKTENWDSLVMATCAVFFIVVAVACSVIYTSLYSQVFYRKLIANPAETLLIPSTHSSSSSSLLEFSVSGLKVRATVIDLQGDSM, encoded by the coding sequence ATGAAGGAGACAGCAGTTGTAGCATGTTTTCTGGCCGAGCTGTCTCTGGCTGCTTTTGTTCTGGCCTCTGAGGGGGCCGTGCGTTGCCCTGCATTGTGCCGATGTGAGATACGACCATGGTTCTCGCCCAACTCTATATACGCCGAGGCTGCCACGGTGGACTGTAATGACTTGGGCCTCTCAGACGTACCAGAGAGACTCCCCTCAGAAACACAGGTGCTGCTGTTACAGACAAACAACATCATTAATGTGGGAGAAACTTTGGATTACTTGGCCAACATCACTGAAATTGACTTGTCTCAGAATAACATTTCCTCGGTGAGTGATGTTTGTCTGGGTTCTCTCCCCCAGCTGCTGTCACTCCACATGGAAGAAAACTGGATTCAGGAGCTTTCCGACAGCTGCCTCGCCTTTCTGCCCAGCCTCCAGGAGTTTTACATCAACCACAACCTAATTTCCTCCATTAGCCCTGGAGCCTTGCAGGGCCTGGGCAGGCTGTTGAGGCTCCATCTGAATTCCAATCGACTGACAAGTGTCAACAGCCAGTGGTTCGAGCCACTTCCTAACCTGGAGATACTGATGCTGGGAGAAAATCCCATCCTTGCACTGTCAGACATGAACTTTAAACCTCTGGGCAACCTGAGAAGCCTCGTGCTTGCCAGGATGAATTTGACTGAAATACCTGACAATGCTCTGGTTGgtcttgacaacttggagagcATCTCGCTTTTTGACAACCTGCTCTATCGAGTTCCTCGAGCAGCGCTGACCAGAGTCCAGAACCTGAAGTTTCTGGATTTAAATAAGAACCCCATTGAAAGAATCCAGAGAGGTGACTTCACGGATATGATGCATCTAAAGGAGCTGGGCATTAACAGCATGCCAGAGCTCGCATCTATTGACAGTTTTGCTTTGAACAACCTGCCCGAACTGACAAAAATCGAGGCCACCAACAATCCCAAGTTATCATACATCCACCCGAGAGCCTTCCACAAGCTCCCCAGGCTGGAGACCCTGATGTTAAACAGCAATGCGCTGAGTGCCCTCCACCACAGCACTGTGGAGTCCCTGCCCAACCTGCGAGAAGTCAGTCTTCACAGCAACCCCATCCGCTGCGACTGCGTCATCCGCTGGGTCAACATGAACAGGACGGCTGTTCGGTTCATGGAGCCCGACTCGTTGTTCTGTGTGGAGCCCCCAGAGTACCAAGGACAGCATGTTCGGCAGGTGCACTTCAGAGAAATGACAGAGATCTGCCTTCCTCTGATCTCACCTGGAAGTCTCCCAGATCGAATTCAGGTTGGGAAAGGGAGCTCTGTGTCGCTACACTGCAGGGCATTCGGAGAACCAGAGCCTGAGATATACTGGGTGACATCGTCAGGTGACAGGGTGTTGCCTGGCAGCGTGGCTGATAAGTACTACATGCACCCTGAAGGAACTTTTGACATCTATGATGCCACCGCGCAGGAGGCTGGCTTATACACATGCATCGCCCATAACCTTGTTGGGGCACATCTGAAGTCTGTGATGGTTGTGGTGGACGGATACTACGCCCAACCTTCAAACCAATCTTTACGTGTGCATGTCAAGTCTGTTCAGTCTTACTCTGTGATGGTTTCCTGGAAAAGCACGGGTGGTTTAGTTTCGCAACTAAATTGGTCCATTTTAGCCGAGGGCAGCCGCCTCTCGATGCCATTCACGGCCAGGCTTCCTGCCGATGTCAAAGAATACCACATCAAACAGCTAAAGCCGTCCACTTGCTACCGGATTTGTGTGGAGATCACTGCAGCACAGCCTGGATATAGCAGGGACTGTGTTAACGTGACCACAAAGGGGGCACCTGTCCCCAGGGAGAAAACCGAGAACTGGGACAGTCTGGTGATGGCTacttgtgctgtgttttttattgtggtGGCTGTGGCTTGCTCTGTCATCTACACATCTCTGTACAGCCAAGTGTTTTACAGGAAACTGATAGCAAACCCGGCTGAAACACTGCTTATTCCCAGCACTcactcatcctcctcttcttctctcttggAATTTAGTGTGTCTGGGCTCAAGGTGAGGGCAACTGTAATAGACTTACAGGGTGACTCCATGTAA